The following are encoded together in the Tripterygium wilfordii isolate XIE 37 chromosome 18, ASM1340144v1, whole genome shotgun sequence genome:
- the LOC119984541 gene encoding tubby-like F-box protein 8 has protein sequence MSFRSIVRDVRDGFGSLSRRGFEVRLTGHHRGKSQGSLHDLHDQPLVIQNSRWASLPPELLCDIIKRLEDSESTWPARKHVVACAAVCQSWRTMCKEIVKNPEFCGKLTFPVSLKQPGSRDGTIQCFIKRDKSKLTYHLFLSLGPALLVENGKFLLSAKRTRRTTFTEYVISMDADNISKSSSTYIGKLRSNFLGTKFIIYDTQPPYTAANVPPPGRSSRRFYSKKVSPKVPTGSYNIAQISYELNVLGTRGPRRMHCLMHSIPVSSLDVGGSVPGQPELLPRSLEDSFRSISFAKSLDHSVEFSSARFSDIVGPPDDDEEGKIRPLVLKNKPPRWHEQLQCWCLNFRGRVTVASVKNFQLIAATQPAAGAPTPSQPAPSVHDKIILQFGKVGKDMFTMDYRYPLSAFQAFAICLSSFDTKLACE, from the exons ATGTCCTTCCGTAGCATAGTTCGTGATGTGAGGGATGGTTTTGGGAGTTTATCTAGACGGGGTTTTGAAGTGAGGCTGACTGGCCATCATAGAGGAAAATCTCAAGGTTCTTTACATGACTTGCATGACCAACCTCTTGTGATTCAGAACAGTCGTTGGGCTAGTCTACCTCCAGAGCTTCTTTGTGACATAATCAAGAGATTGGAGGACAGTGAGAGCACTTGGCCGGCTAGAAAGCATGTTGTTGCATGTGCCGCTGTATGCCAGTCTTGGAGAACTATGTGCAAGGAAATTGTTAAGAATCCCGAGTTCTGTGGGAAGCTGACTTTCCCAGTGTCCCTAAAGCAG CCTGGGTCACGTGATGGAACCATCCAGTGTTTTATTAAGAGGGATAAATCAAAGCTAACATATCATCTTTTCCTTTCTCTCGGCCCTG CATTGCTGGTTGAAAATGGGAAATTCCTTCTCTCCGCGAAAAGAACTCGACGAACTACTTTCACAGAGTATGTTATCTCAATGGATGCTGACAATATCTCAAAATCAAGCAGCACATATATTGGAAAGTTGAG ATCGAATTTTCTCGGcacaaaatttataatatatgaCACACAGCCTCCGTACACTGCTGCCAATGTCCCTCCTCCTGGCAGATCAAGTCGTAGATTTTATTCAAAAAAGGTGTCTCCGAAGGTCCCAACGGGAAGCTACAACATAGCTCAAATAAGTTATGAACTAAATGTGTTGGGAACCCGTGGCCCGCGAAGAATGCACTGCCTTATGCACTCGATCCCAGTGTCATCACTTGATGTAGGTGGCAGTGTCCCTGGGCAACCAGAGCTTCTTCCACGCAGCCTTGAGGACTCATTCCGGAGTATCTCATTCGCCAAGTCTCTTGACCACTCTGTTGAGTTCAGCAGTGCAAGATTTTCAGATATAGTTGGTCCtcctgatgatgatgaggagggCAAGATTAGACCCTTGGTTCTCAAAAACAAGCCTCCAAGATGGCATGAACAGTTACAGTGTTGGTGCCTCAACTTCAGGGGCCGTGTAACTGTAGCCTCTGTTAAGAATTTTCAGTTGATTGCTGCTACACAGCCAGCAGCTGGCGCACCCACTCCATCTCAGCCAGCCCCTTCAGTCCATGATAAGATCATTTTGCAATTTGGTAAAGTTGGCAAAGATATGTTCACCATGGATTATCGTTATCCTTTATCTGCATTTCAGGCTTTTGCAATCTGCTTGAGCAGCTTTGACACCAAATTGGCTTGTGAATAA